Proteins encoded in a region of the Streptomyces violaceoruber genome:
- a CDS encoding SDR family oxidoreductase has translation MKVFIAGGRGRVGSLLADNLEAKGIEVVSGGLEDGIDVISGKGLTEALAGVDTIVNVLNTPRFDAEGAISFFEGAINNLTAEGERAGVRHHIVLSIVGVGQGDASEVGYYLGKVAQEKAVRSASIPATIIRATQFQSYIPVLIDQHTVDGKVIAPRSFVQPVELDEVIELLAEAATTLEPGSEVEIAGPDRFYHDDLFRATLADRGDDREVVTVDAEGAPDVMVPRGAYRTGTVRYPITGIPTA, from the coding sequence ATGAAGGTTTTCATCGCTGGTGGGCGCGGCCGCGTGGGGTCCCTCCTTGCTGACAACCTGGAGGCCAAGGGCATCGAGGTGGTCTCGGGAGGGCTTGAGGACGGGATCGACGTCATCTCGGGCAAGGGGCTGACCGAGGCTCTCGCCGGAGTCGACACCATCGTCAATGTCCTCAACACCCCCCGCTTTGATGCGGAGGGGGCAATCTCGTTCTTCGAGGGAGCGATCAACAACCTGACTGCGGAGGGAGAGCGGGCAGGCGTGCGTCATCACATCGTGCTCTCCATCGTCGGCGTTGGGCAAGGGGACGCGTCTGAGGTCGGGTACTACCTCGGCAAGGTGGCGCAGGAAAAGGCCGTGCGATCCGCTTCGATCCCCGCCACCATCATTCGGGCCACCCAGTTCCAGAGCTACATTCCTGTCCTCATCGACCAGCACACCGTGGACGGCAAGGTTATTGCTCCAAGGTCATTCGTCCAGCCCGTCGAGCTGGACGAAGTCATCGAGCTGCTCGCCGAGGCCGCCACGACGCTGGAACCGGGAAGCGAGGTCGAGATCGCCGGACCCGACCGCTTTTACCACGACGACCTCTTCCGTGCCACTCTGGCTGACCGCGGAGACGATCGTGAGGTGGTGACCGTGGACGCGGAAGGGGCACCCGACGTCATGGTTCCGCGCGGCGCGTACCGGACAGGCACTGTGCGGTACCCGATTACAGGGATCCCCACCGCCTGA